The following are encoded together in the Lactuca sativa cultivar Salinas chromosome 1, Lsat_Salinas_v11, whole genome shotgun sequence genome:
- the LOC111876288 gene encoding probable 1-acyl-sn-glycerol-3-phosphate acyltransferase 5, with amino-acid sequence MDACKTSNSDSDGGLKNYPLNFQRAIRGFVCLVVYLSTAFVFIVFLGTPAAVFPRFFSIHYSRKALSFFYGIWLSLWPFLFEKINETKVVFSGETVPEKERVLLIANHKTEVDWMYLWDLALRKGSISCVRYVLKSSLMKLPLFGWALHILEYISVERKWEVDESNMQKMLSTFTNHSDPLWLAVFPEGTDFTEQKCIKSQKFAAENGLPILKNVLLPKTRGFHACLEILRGSLDAVYDLTIAYKNRCPTFLDNVFGIEPSEVHIHVRRVPLDDIPTSQKESNAWLLQSFQLKDQLLSDFITRGHFENEGTEQELSTIKCVINCIIVIGTTCLFTHLTFFSSVWFKIYIGVTCAYLTFATNSGFRPSPVIEYVKLFVYGKKLV; translated from the exons ATGGATGCGTGTAAGACTTCAAACTCAGACTCCGATGGTGGATTAAAGAACTACCCTTTGAATTTTCAAAGGGCCATAAGGGGTTTTGTATGCTTGGTTGTTTATCTTTCGACTGCCTTTGTATTTATCGTTTTTTTAGGCACTCCTGCTGCAGTTTTTCCCCGATTTTTCAGCATACATTATAGCAGAAAGGCATTGTCTTTCTTTTATGGAATTTGGCTATCTTTATGGCCATTCTTATTTGAAAAGATCAACGAAACTAAAGTTGTTTTCTCTGGAGAAACTGTTCCAGAAAAGGAACGTGTTCTTCTTATTGCTAACCACAAAACAGAAGTTGATTGGATGTATCTTTGGGATCTTGCATTGAGAAAGGGGTCCATAAGTTGCGTCAGATATGTACTTAAAAGCAGCTTGATGAAATTACCTTTATTTGGTTGGGCATTGCATATTTTGGAGTATATTTCAGTTGAAAGAAAATGGGAAGTTGATGAAAGTAACATGCAAAAGATGTTGTCAACTTTTACAAATCATTCAGATCCATTGTGGCTTGCTGTTTTTCCCGAAGGAACTGATTTCAC AGAGCAAAAATGCATAAAAAGCCAAAAATTTGCTGCTGAAAATGGGTTGCCTATTCTCAAGAATGTGTTGCTTCCTAAAACAAGAGGTTTTCATGCTTGTTTGGAAATCTTGAGGGGGTCTTTGGATGCAG TATACGACTTGACAATAGCTTACAAAAACCGGTGTCCCACCTTCTTGGACAATGTTTTTGGAATAGAACCATCTGAAGTTCATATCCATGTTCGACGCGTCCCCCTAGACGATATCCCGACTTCACAAAAGGAGTCCAATGCATGGCTATTACAGTCATTTCAACTCAAAGACCAATTACTATCCGATTTCATTACACGTGGTCATTTTGAAAACGAAGGAACCGAACAAGAGCTCTCAACAATAAAATGTGTGATAAATTGCATAATAGTTATAGGGACTACTTGTTTATTTACACATCTTACATTTTTCTCATCTGTTTGGTTCAaaatatacattggtgtaacttgTGCCTACCTTACTTTTGCTACGAATTCTGGCTTTCGTCCTTCTCCAGTTATTGAATATGTGAAATTGTTTGTATATGGAAAGAAGTTGGTTTAA
- the LOC111876249 gene encoding uncharacterized protein LOC111876249, translating to MSAGFGEVPNRSPQSPSCSNPNNSNNGDPGNFECNICFDLAQDPIVTLCGHLFCWPCLYKWLHIHSHSQECPVCKALIQEEKLVPLYGRGKNSTDPRSKSVPGVEIPHRPPGQRPETAPPPDRNAFPQPGFGLMGGFGPAMTASFGNFTFSFGGLIPSFFNVQMHAFTGPQMYGNGGGGGGAVHGFNYGGNHHHHHHGHGGHQQRGHHHETGFSAASPILIIGLLFLLALLWN from the coding sequence ATGTCTGCTGGGTTTGGGGAAGTGCCAAACAGGTCACCCCAATCCCCATcttgttcaaaccctaacaattccAACAATGGCGATCCAGGAAACTTTGAATGCAACATATGCTTTGATTTAGCTCAAGATCCAATCGTGACTTTATGTGGTCACCTCTTTTGCTGGCCATGCCTTTACAAATGGCTCCACATTCATTCACATTCACAAGAATGCCCAGTTTGTAAAGCCCTAATTCAAGAAGAAAAGTTAGTACCTTTATATGGAAGAGGCAAAAACTCAACAGACCCAAGATCAAAATCAGTTCCAGGTGTCGAGATTCCACATCGGCCGCCAGGTCAGCGACCGGAAACCGCCCCTCCACCAGACAGAAACGCATTCCCTCAACCTGGGTTTGGATTAATGGGTGGTTTTGGGCCTGCAATGACTGCAAGTTTTGGGAATTTTACTTTCTCATTTGGTGGGTTGATTCCATCTTTCTTTAATGTTCAAATGCATGCTTTCACTGGTCCTCAGATGTATggaaatggtggtggtggtggtggagctgTTCATGGTTTTAACTATGGCggcaatcatcatcatcatcatcatggacATGGAGGCCATCAGCAGAGAGGTCATCACCATGAAACAGGTTTTTCTGCAGCTTCACCAATTCTGATAATTGGTCTTCTTTTTCTGTTGGCTCTTCTTTGGAACTGA